The Tubulanus polymorphus chromosome 3, tnTubPoly1.2, whole genome shotgun sequence nucleotide sequence tgagattaacaatctataatagcatagctgtcatatacggctccgtgtccactgatggcatgtgtataaggtgacaattcaattcaatactttattgatccttattacattgaaattccgggatgaaattcccaaattcaataaagttacaaattttaggataagaaaatacaaaatacaagacacatgggaaattcatacagaataacatgaataagttatttaaatgacgatgtctacttcaacccagactcaagtctaggatcgagtgacagccaaacccaaccgggaccgggccggctggctacacgatatgctcgaagtcatgatgaagcagacatcagaagagctctttcttcaaccatggaggcaatgaagttgcagatcAGCTTAgagcaaaagtgaatcgaagtcggtcacaagttgacaattttttttttaattagaccagtcgaagactgtatcatctacccaatcgccaaatctcataattccccaaatttcttaaaacttcgatttcaaatttgcaattccacattagcttatcccagaaattctacattttttcgcaggcgtcaaataatttattaaagttaattttcttgtttctgaCTTTGTCAGCTAGTCAGAATCGGTTAAGAAGACACTTCGTAGTACCCACATATACGCGTTTACCAAAGTGACGTCCCCCGGGCGCCTTCGGCGCCCGGCGTCCGTCTAATATGAAgtagatgaaatctaagtgacgGACGCTTCGTCACTGCAGCTTCATTGAATTGTTCATACTAAGATTAAGAAATCATAACGATTCGAAGCAACCTCGATCACGTACGTATGGAGTGTAACAAAAACACTCAAAATAGTGTCAGTGACTAAAGGAACACCGAGAAAATTAATTGTTGTCAATGAAACTGGAGAGAAACTCTTATTAACTCTTAAagtctatcaattttatttcgatattgaaattgttctgtAGATTTGGGCCCCGAGCATTAAATTatcgaagaaattaaatcaattcttataGTTAAgcttggaaaaatgaaaactaatgCAATATAGTTAAGTGGTGGGGGAAAGAAGATGAAACTTCAACTTTAAGGTTCGATTAATTTCTGGTTATCAAAAATTTTGGCTTATATTTCGATTAGGAAAATTATGACGAACCTGTTCATTTGATCTCtagataaaatgaaattcaattttctatgaacaaAACTTGACCAATTTCTGAACTAAATATAAACTGGTCTTTGGCTACCAGGGGTAGGTCGGTTTACCACTGCTAAAAAGATTACTATTTCGATTTAGATTGTATCAGGATTTTTTTATGGTTTAAACAACTTTGTAAAACCCGAAATGTAAAAACCGACATTATGGTGAAACTGAGACGGTTTGCAAGATCGAACAATTTGACCTGGtgtaaatttagaaattagctCCATTTGAAAAGTAAAGGAAGacgagaaaaaatgaaagacaCCTTCATtcgcataatttttttctgccagaaaaaaaatcatataaatTATCAGcagtaaaattcaaatgtcaaTACAAAAATTGATCTCTcgcgaaaaatatttatttgtttctatttctcGGGGAATGTCGAGTACCGGGAATCTATGGCCAGCGGTACCGAATTCCTTATTCGGTGAAGGGGTGGAGACTAATGTTTTTGCCGACCGCGATGTCGTTGCTCCTCGGAGCGAGACCGTGCCGATCCGCCGCGCTGCCGTGACATTTTAAGCAAATCGTACGACAACGCGACTCATCGCAGTTGTAGGGtcattaaatttgataaatgattACATATTTCAGCGCTGCGGCTGGGGTTGACTGTCGAACGCGCGCGCGAGAGCGTAATtctccgggattcgaacctagtGCGGCGAACCGGCGGGCGCCGGCGCGGTGGTTTGTTTATTATGAATTCGCTCCGTTGCTAAGGGAATTTCAGCTATTTTCGAACTCGTTCGATCAACGCGgttcattgttaaactttTCATCGACCAAATCTTGTACGAAatttcatgatataaataaattctgaaataacccGATCCATAAATTGCCTTATTTTTAGTTAATGGGCTGCCGGATTTTAGCGTGACGTAATTCTACTTCCGATTTCCCCATGAACTTCAAACCGGACGTACTCTAATATGGAATACCTCAAGGGCCATACGACttacgagttacgttttacgacttacgagttacgttttacgaaaatacgatttacgttttacgagttacttATACATTTCCTACAATACGTTACGATTTAcgacttacgttttacgaattacacGTTTTTCACTAATTGGCTTCGGATATCCGAAGCGCGTAATTCAAAGAACGGGTTTCAAAATGAAGTCGAATTGTCATTTCAAACAGCATAATAAGAGTAATTTATTGTACATAGTGAATCAATCTCGACTGCAGTGGTCTATTACAGGGCAGAAAATCTGCGCGTTGGCCATATGCTGTGCGAACCTTctcaaaatctatcaaatgCTGACAATACATTTCACACTGACTGATGACTGCCCCGTTACGTGCACGATGATTTTAATAGACGATATTTCAATAGATCTTAGCTGGAAATTATTTTAATAATTAGAACAAGATTcatcaatttagaaaaaatgtatttatttttttgaaaacactAGGCTGCATCCATCCATCATCGTTACAGTTATTCGTCTAATAATTACACCCACACAGTGAAATGCCTTCCACGTGGCCACTGTCCTTGAACTCTTGCGAACCGAAACTCCAACACTTAACTCGTAAATCGTAActcgtaattcgtaaaacgtatTTAAGTTGTAATTCTTAACTCATAAAACGGAAGTCGTAACGAATATTCAAGGAAATGTATaagtaactcgtaaaacgtaaatcgtaactcgtaaaacgtaactcgtaagtcgtaaaacgtaactcgtaaGTCGTATGGCTCTTGAGGTATTCCATACTCTGACGTCACTTTTTTCTGACTTCGTCAGTAAGTCAGATTCGGTTAAAAAGACACCTCGTAGTATCTACATATACGCGTTAACCAAAGGGACGTCCCCCGGGCGCTCGAGCGCCCGGCGTCCGTCTATAATTAGATTTACATATAAGAAGTCGGTGACCAGCCCAAACAAAAGGGCTTACAAGTCACAATTTGTAAGCTTGTTTGTGACAATTATACAAGTCATAAAGAACATCAAGATTAACATAGCGACAGTCATTGGCCAAATATATacggaaaaaaaaaaaaaatcaactacGATAGGCAGATAGTACAGGAGAAAAAGTGATTAGACTTGTTTTATTTAAACACGAATTCATGTTTGTCCACTAGGTAGGCTGATGagatataatttgaaaattcttcatgtttaattTGTGAAGCACTTATGTGAATATTCACTTTGTATAAACtataacaaggaattatagtACTTATCCTATCCTATGGGATCATTTCAGAAgcaaattagtttttatttgaCAGTTTTGATTGTTATGGTAGGCCTACAAAAAGCGAAGTAGAATTGGTTGATTTAGGGGAATGAGTTAACTTTATATGAATGCAATATGCAGAATGCAACGTATTTTCCTTTTAACGTAGCTTTTGTTTTCTGCTGATTTTTGTTTCTTGacatattttaatttttttgtgttaAGAACCTATTAAAATGAATACCATAACTTTTAAACTGCAGGACTGTGGTATATAGTTAAATAACTGATTCTTGGTTCCTTGTAAAACAGCAACAATTATGGGGTTACATACCAAGGTGTTGTGTCTGGATTCATGGatattacgtatatacatgtgtgCACGAAAAGCATTCAACTGTGACTATCCATCACAATCACTGTCTCCAACTTTTGACCAGCCAAAGAACTATAAAAGGCCACATAAATCTATTATCTTGGATAACATTTTATTCTAACaattaaaatcacataaatctaTTCAATAACACTTAGCCTATGTAATCactatcattatatataaatataaggataataataaatgagcCATTTATGATTCGTTGGGAATTTTACATACATTAGCTTTAGAAACTGAACTCCTAACAAATCAGAAATACAGATTTCAAACTCTTTTAGATTGACTTATAAATGAAATGAGCGGAGCTTCACTATTTGCAACTCAATGTTGTCACTGGTACACCATATTCTAGGGAATCATCTTTAAATGgatacttcaaaataaaactggacTGAAATGTGACAAAATTAAAAGTTTGTCATCAAAATGCaaatgtagatttagaatgcAGAATCATTCTCTTTAACTACCAAATTTTGGTAGAAATACAGTCTTAGTCCCTTATAATGCCGCCCTTATCAATGCCACTATGCTcacatttctcaaattttcccaatctaactcaaattcaatggaaATACTATTCTTTATAATGCCAAGTGTTTTTCATTGGTCCCAACAGTGACATTATAAAGGACTTATACTGCACTAAATTCCAATTTTCTATCACATGAACTCTGACACTTGACCACAGATAGATATCTATTATACCACTTAGAGGCTTAAAAAATTGGTACGTGTCAATATCAGTAACCCATTTCTTTCAATCGAATCAGTTACTCAGTTTAAACACTAAATATTTGACAAGTTTCATGTTGACACAAGGAAGTGAAACAAAGCAAACCTAAcaattattttgattcaatCTCATCTTGAACGCAATATGCAAAGTCTACTTTTAACTCACagtgacaaaatatttcatttgttaTATCTGTTCGTTCTAAAtgttcaaattgtttatagtaGCCTCagatataaatgtatttgaacaTATACCTGTGGGTCTGCTGCCCTTATCATCAATGCcataataatcaatatttttgttgacCAATAAATTGATGTTCTTTTACTGGTATTGTACTATATGCTATCAATCTATTGATGACAATGATTCATTAACTACGTACACAATCAACTGTGTTTATGCCTGTTATATCCATacagaataaatcaattgggaCACATGCAACATTTTTGATGCGCAGAAAATAAGAATTTGTTTGTTACTTCAAATATTACAAGTGTTTCATATTTATGATAAAGGGGTTTATATGTATCTAGCAGGAAATCCAACAAAGCTACTCTAAAGTATTACAGACGATGAACTGCTCCCTGGACCAGGGGTCGATGGACAATCTGggataatttcaatattcaatgccacCTGGTGAACATATAAAGCAATCAATGATCTTCAAACTCAACACAATGATAGATCATGTGATGAGCTAGAATAGGCCTATaacaattgattgtggttacaataTATGCCGAGGTACGTTATTCCACTATTCAACATCCTGGTGAACATACAGAAACAGATATCCTAAAATTCACAAATTCATATTAATGACAAATAAATATTCTGCTTATGATCAGTTTTATACAACTCATGCAGTTTATGTTCCTACAAATCCTTGTATTTATCAGTTCAGTATATGTATTTTGTtaggggatcattcatttaataCGTAcgcttaaatttgaatttttaaacccccctccccctcagccattttttcatatacattaagcattacagtacgcaatcaggggcggatccagggggatgagtagacagtattggaaggaaatttaagggcacccttctgatcttagggcacacccagtatccaggtcaatgcgagcgccgaaaactttgaaaatatggtaccatttaaaggcttttagagggcttctagaggctagcagcgcaatccagaataaacgaatccgagacaagatttcaacagatgcggataaaaaatgaagctggcgaacccatgaaagaatggttgtcGCCAACTTCAAGATCAACAATGAATTTCACAGAAGACACCCATGAAAAACACTGGCattgttttttatattttccctagtgcccctataatctttaaaagtgccccttaacaattatacagaatacggctaagttgccccttcattgttaacaatcggcaaaaattgcctcgtcttcacatttatccgTATGTCGTGTGCCGTATTCCAAAGCAAAagtgcccctaaaattttaaaaattaggcaaaaaagTGCCTTTTTCTTCAGCATTCACCGCAAATTAAAGCCTGACCCTTGAAAAggcaaagtgcccttttcttcaacattttccgcGTAGTGCCCTCTTCTAAAGTACGAGTGCCCCCTTTAGTCCTCCCTGAAAATGCAAGGACAAGGTGCCCTCATCTAAAGCATTAGTGCCCCTTGAAAaaggaaagtgccctttttaattcatcatgattaaaggcctaatatcaaatatgattatcgctcctcactttctcggcagcagtatttaccgattaattttataattatgcccggattccggacacggaattagcggttgctgaaataatgccgtcaaaaatattgccggtgaaatttcgaagggcacttaaaaattctagaccgtattgggcaatacggctaatacggtctggatccgcccctggcaattgcactgacccctcccccctctccTAATGCacacgtaataaatgaatgacccctaggGGTCTAAGAATTCATCGACTTGCTGGTTGGAGGGGTCAGGAAATtttaaactaggggtccagggacaccatgcccacttggaaagtggtttcagatgctcaacaatctaacaatttcaatattcaacgccccatcAAAAGACCTTGaaaaaatccaatgaccttgaaactcgtcatttaaattcgctccatttgtatagtaataggctcagcctacggctggcctaaaaagtgaagtgtcttcaaaatttcccaaaataactggatttcgTCTATGGACATACAAATGGATAAAAAGTGAACACCATAGCCCGCCGAGACAAAAATATGGCTGTCAGATGTTCAACCCTACATCCCAAATCTTAAGCATTACTACCAGCTATGTATCTAAAGAGGTCAATTTACCTCCCATAGATGCTTACATACCTATGAATTGCCCCCAATAACAACAAGATCAGTCAGTTTTTAAAATATGGGCCTGCTGGTACAGTATTCAACCAAACCATTTTACGATTACGAATACAGTGAAAATGTACTGCGCCTCACTGCCGCTGATAAAAACGGGTTCGGATCTGGTTCTTCCGTCATTATTTTCACTTTAACCCATTCTCCGCTGTGACTGGACTTGCGCACAGCATCAATGACCGTTTGAATGTACAACGCGTCCTCGAACGTTGCCGCCTGACTGACGGGGGTTTTTGACCAGCCGTGTCGGTCGGCAACCGATTTGAACGCGTCCTTCACCGAATCGATCAACCGGATCAAACCCTTCAGATACGGAATCGGAATATCGGCGCGGATGTTACCGGAGACGTTCGATTTTTGAACGTCGAGTAAATTAACCGGGTCGTGGTAGATGAGCTCCTCTTTGTGGGCTTCGCACTTCTGTCCGTATAAATCTGCTCCGCGCGCAATCAGCCGTCCTCTCGTACCGCAAGTCAGAACCTCATGAACGAATTGTCCCGGTACGTGATTATTCAACGTAACGATCGCGCAAGAACCGTTCTGCAACTCCATCTGAAAGCTGCAGAAATCGTCGCTGGTTATTTTTCGTATGCCGTTTATTTTGGTCGTTTGTTGCGTGAACGTTTTCAACAAGCCGTGAACTTTCGACGCTCGTTGATTCGTGACGAAGCTAATAATGTCTATAACGGCGCCACCTATTGTGTTCAGTATACCTCCGCCCATAAGTTCATCGCACATCCAATCGAAATCCTCTTTAAGCATGCTACCGCACTGAACGCGCACTTCGCATACGTTGAAATCGCCGATGTAACCGTCGTTGATTAATGTACGCATTTTAGTGAATGCCGGTAAGAAGCGCAGTCCGTAACACATCAAGGACATCAGTGACGGGTAATACCGCGCTCCGTTGACCATCTTGAACGCGTCAGTCTGGCCCGGTCCAGCAGGCGTGCCGCATATCACGTGTTTACCAATACCTAAAGCTTTCACAGCGATTGGTGACTGAAGATGAGGCGGGCAACTAATGAACACCAGATCGACATCTTTACGCAGGAGAACGTCGTCTACTTTATTCGTGCAGAACGGAATGTTTAAATCGCGGGCTGCGTCTTCGGCAAGGTCTTTCGTGCGACCCCAAATCGCCTGCACTTCGAAGCCGCAACTCTTCAATATCGGTACAAGACACCTCACAGCCGTTCCTGTACCGAACACTCCAATCCCCGGCTGCATGGTTCGACacacgatgatgatgatctgaATACAGCGGAAAAAGGATCATCAATTCCTAGACCTAGTTATGGCCCCCTACGTCCTCTCAATTCCTCAAGATTGAATTGTCAGTTGTAAAAGACAATTCCTAGAATCCTTTAAAGTTGACAGTTGACGTTGTCAATCAATTTATTGTCAACTGATGATTgattgatatcatttttaaatatttattgccggtttAAGACAGTAACGTAAGTATTGTATTTTGACAGTTCATATTCCACTCCCCTAACTTCTTGTCTATTGCACCGTTTTCCCTGTTGTGTACCTTATCAATGAAGAAAGTTTGTATGTTTCAACGCAGCAGTGAGATCATTTGATAGAACTAGAACCGTTCTACTGAACTCAGCTAAGGGTAAGCCTGGAAAAAAACACTTCTTTCGATCGTCCGCCAtgcacaggggtttggcgatgggcttggattttatttccgggttgttgataatctcgcgagaatggcgctaaatatgaactgcgaataaattcaaaatatcacggaaataccttgtgtttatattgtttatttatccgctataaagttctgataaacaattggtcgttaagaatcattatcagacggtcgtcatgctttactatataaaatcacaagggatgaaacgccaggcctccgctgtacttaaattttcagccagaaagttgggacagtcacgtgacattctgatgacgtcatcgcatttaaaacttcaacacgaaaagttaacatattcacagaccgatatcaattgtcagattatgattcatatgaaatagatAACTTATAAGGAATAAATTATGacgaaatatataattcatagtaaaaaaatgcatttgaatgtaagttattctcaaatatttttcgtatcatagtttccatctTATATGCTTCAGGTTCGCgttcagtcaaataagaagcgttaagtcacgtgactgtcccaactttctggctggcacaattctgaaggcgtttcatcccttgttcttttatatagtagcgtgacgaccgtctgataatgattcttaacgaccaattgtttatcgaaactttatagcggataaataaacaatataaacacaaggtatttccgtgatattttgaatttattcgcaattattcatatttagcgccattctcgcgagattatcaacaacccggaaataaaatccaagcccatcgccaaacccctgtgccGCCATGTTGTTGAACCATTTCGAACTTCCCGACGAACTGTCGAGGTATGGAAAAAAGATAACTACGATAACCCTAGTTTTCGCTATCGCTTTATTAGTATTTGTTATAATAGTAAAAGTGCATTCGTATTGAATCTTAGCTGCAAAGCCAACAGGTTACTATTTCAACATAGCTTCCATACAAACAttgtgtatttgtatttgGTTGTTGTAAACAAAATGGCGTCCGGTGGTTTATCCGACGACGAATTTCATCGGATGCAGGTAATTTTGGGACTGATAAAGTGTGAATGCAAGAGTCTAAGAAGCGAATCACGCGTTAGAAATTgccaaaaaaattatttttccattTGCACTAGTTGTTAACGTATCAATCAAACGAATCTACcaatttttcatagaaattgtCGATGATGATGGCAAAAAATAAGACAAAAAAAATAGGCTGCAACTCGTCACTGATTTTCCGTGAAAATTTCGTTGACTGGAAAGCAACGCTTTATTCGGTGCACTCTGTGGCTGCGGAACTGATTAGGTCGATCTCGGCCTGAGTATATCGGTTCCATTCGGAAAGAAAGAGTAACGGAATGCCTCTGTGTTGCCGTTGGCTCGTAGAGGCATTCCAAGTTATCATATAGCCAGGCGggtgatattttgccaatgcagcattattcctgttaacgctattttgccaatggcaTGTTCTGATTGGCAAATTGAGACCGCGCATGTGCACTTAGGTGCGCGACTTAAAAAATTCatggaaagtgt carries:
- the LOC141901526 gene encoding glucose-fructose oxidoreductase domain-containing protein 2-like gives rise to the protein MQPGIGVFGTGTAVRCLVPILKSCGFEVQAIWGRTKDLAEDAARDLNIPFCTNKVDDVLLRKDVDLVFISCPPHLQSPIAVKALGIGKHVICGTPAGPGQTDAFKMVNGARYYPSLMSLMCYGLRFLPAFTKMRTLINDGYIGDFNVCEVRVQCGSMLKEDFDWMCDELMGGGILNTIGGAVIDIISFVTNQRASKVHGLLKTFTQQTTKINGIRKITSDDFCSFQMELQNGSCAIVTLNNHVPGQFVHEVLTCGTRGRLIARGADLYGQKCEAHKEELIYHDPVNLLDVQKSNVSGNIRADIPIPYLKGLIRLIDSVKDAFKSVADRHGWSKTPVSQAATFEDALYIQTVIDAVRKSSHSGEWVKVKIMTEEPDPNPFLSAAVRRSTFSLYS